A region from the Streptomyces tsukubensis genome encodes:
- a CDS encoding class I SAM-dependent methyltransferase yields MGDERGFRLTDRAPERYERYAAPVMAPFVAALLDAVALAPGQALLDLACGTGFTARTAAGRTAGTGTRIVGVDLVPGMLDTAAARAAAEGVVIEWQEADAVDLPYAGGTFDAVVCQQGLQFFPDPPAAVAEAVRVVRPGGGLIAATVWAPMDRSPFFAAQQRAFEEFGGPGITDWYASAFSGSAAGPTGLLRDAGLTAITAHEVIADVALPPLAAFVPGFLTVTPWGQAFVEARPDNLDRAAARIRELLAPWTTGDGSAQVEFVSYLVTGVRQD; encoded by the coding sequence ATGGGAGACGAACGGGGCTTCCGCCTCACCGACCGCGCTCCCGAGCGGTACGAGCGGTACGCCGCACCCGTTATGGCGCCCTTCGTCGCCGCCCTTCTGGACGCGGTCGCGCTCGCGCCCGGACAGGCGCTGCTCGACCTCGCCTGCGGGACCGGTTTCACCGCCAGGACCGCCGCCGGGCGGACCGCGGGCACCGGCACCCGGATCGTCGGGGTCGACCTGGTGCCCGGAATGCTGGACACCGCCGCGGCCCGCGCCGCCGCCGAGGGCGTCGTCATCGAGTGGCAGGAAGCGGACGCCGTCGACCTTCCGTACGCGGGCGGCACCTTCGACGCCGTCGTCTGCCAGCAGGGCCTGCAGTTCTTCCCCGACCCGCCCGCGGCCGTCGCCGAGGCGGTCCGGGTCGTCCGCCCGGGCGGCGGGCTGATCGCCGCCACGGTCTGGGCACCGATGGACCGCTCGCCCTTCTTCGCCGCCCAGCAGCGCGCCTTCGAGGAGTTCGGCGGCCCCGGGATCACCGACTGGTACGCCTCCGCCTTCAGCGGCAGCGCCGCCGGACCGACCGGTCTGCTGCGGGACGCGGGGCTGACCGCCATCACCGCGCACGAGGTCATCGCGGATGTCGCCCTGCCGCCGCTGGCCGCGTTCGTCCCCGGCTTCCTCACCGTGACCCCCTGGGGCCAGGCCTTCGTCGAGGCCCGCCCCGACAACCTCGACCGGGCCGCGGCCCGGATCCGCGAACTGCTCGCACCCTGGACGACGGGGGACGGTTCGGCCCAGGTGGAGTTTGTGTCGTACCTGGTCACAGGGGTACGGCAGGACTGA